In Thunnus thynnus chromosome 13, fThuThy2.1, whole genome shotgun sequence, the following proteins share a genomic window:
- the atf5a gene encoding uncharacterized protein atf5a — protein MMATSAPVWKTLRVCPADPLALSHPQANHSQSQGCRGEVSEESQHLIGDGLTDWMTEEVDFSSYLPNPPSPPSSTNASLPPSPLQNDIQVPSDLEVMTSLLQEELAQLEDYFLSEPLPEKGPRLGKCDRGPLPAGPQPFSQLPYASYSTSNQSESSPLLVTLATGELDLLSICGGPIGRSKIPRHAPYSCSRPSGCGRKRVPDGVRVSEGYDSSLLGSKGNNSGNSAVTLAGNNYGCVEEEQLVGKSYCLGSAVEVRRCAVLPKDDKNCCFGQDVIGGAKGVGGGFGFGGSLDAPHKKEDLLMYSMREVSGGTGSSEVLNSIKTSVEVTKATVSWKTQSSEGCYLPATPQSEAYHSFLGNINEHVKAESLQIGQHDLHCNFLEDQGPECLLMARESLNLESSGHRQACRLKEDHCAVKYEEDIIPAEGGERKQKKRDQNKTAAHRYRQRKRAELDSLEEQLHCLEGRNRELRDKAESVEREIQYVKDLLIEVYKARSQRLKQDTTA, from the exons ATGATGGCAACATCAGCTCCTGTTTGGAAGACTCTTCGTGTCTGCCCGGCAGAccccctcgctctctctcacccACAGGCTAAccacagccaatcacaggggTGCAGGGGGGAGGTGTCAGAGGAGAGTCAGCACTTAATTG GTGATGGTCTCACTGACTGGATGACGGAAGAAGTGGATTTCTCCTCGTACCTCCCGAaccctccttcccctccctcctccaccaATGCCTCCCTTCCCCCTTCACCCCTTCAGAATGATATCCAGGTGCCCTCTGACTTGGAGGTCATGACCTCTCTGCTGCAAGAGGAACTTGCCCAACTAGAGGACTACTTCCTGTCTGAACCACTGCCAGAGAAAGGGCCAAGGCTGGGAAAATGCGACAGGGGTCCACTGCCAGCGGGTCCTCAGCCGTTCAGTCAGCTGCCATACGCATCATACTCTACATCCAACCAATCGGAATCCAGCCCACTTCTTGTTACCCTGGCAACCGGAGAACTGGACCTGCTGAGCATCTGTGGTGGGCCCATTGGGCGATCCAAAATTCCAAGACACGCCCCGTACAGCTGCAGTCGCCCCAGTGGGTGTGGTAGGAAAAGAGTTCCTGATGGTGTGAGGGTCAGTGAAGGCTACGATAGCAGTTTGTTGGGTTCCAAAGGAAATAACTCAGGTAACTCAGCCGTGACCCTCGCAGGCAACAACTACGGCTGCGTAGAAGAAGAGCAGCTGGTAGGGAAAAGCTACTGTCTGGGCAGCGCAGTCGAAGTCAGAAGATGTGCCGTTCTACCAAAAGACGACAAAAATTGCTGTTTCGGTCAAGATGTCATAGGTGGTGCAAAGGGTGTTGGTGGTGGGTTTGGTTTTGGTGGATCACTTGATGCCCCTCATAAGAAAGAGGATCTGTTGATGTATAGCATGAGAGAGGTCAGCGGAGGCACTGGTAGCAGCGAGGTGTTGAACAGTATCAAAACTAGTGTGGAGGTGACAAAAGCTACTGTTTCATGGAAGACCCAGAGCAGCGAAGGTTGTTATCTTCCAGCAACACCACAGTCTGAGGCCTATCATAGCTTCTTAGGCAACATCAATGAACACGTCAAAGCAGAGAGTCTACAGATAGGGCAACATGATTTACACTGTAACTTCCTCGAGGATCAGGGCCCAGAGTGTCTTTTAATGGCTAGGGAGAGTCTGAACTTGGAGTCTTCAGGGCACAGACAAGCGTGTAGGTTGAAGGAGGACCACTGTGCTGTCAAATACGAAGAGGACATCATTCCAGCAGAAGGCGGGGAGCgcaaacagaagaagagagatcAGAACAAAACTGCCGCTCACAG GTATCGCCAGCGAAAAAGGGCAGAGCTAGATTCTTTGGAGGAACAGTTGCATTGCCTTGAAGGGAGGAACCGGGAGCTCCGGGACAAGGCAGAGTCCGTAGAACGTGAAATCCAGTATGTCAAAGACCTGCTGATTGAAGTTTACAAGGCCCGTAGCCAAAGGCTCAAGCAGGACACGACCGCGTAA